Proteins from one Listeria weihenstephanensis genomic window:
- a CDS encoding ABC transporter ATP-binding protein, translating to MLKRFFSYYKPYKLLFIIDFGCAVIAALLELAFPVAVNQVIDKLLPNKDWGLIVTAALALLFFYFLNMFMQYIVTYWGHMLGLNIETDMRRDLFAHLQKQPFEYYDNQKTGKLMSRMTTDLFEIGEVAHHGPEDIFISIMSLVGAFLLMMTINVKLAVMTVVLVPILGVLIILFNKKMTGVNTQIFKDLGSFNAGVENAISGVRVVQAFANEGFERERFGLLNQTYRKSKLTFYKVMGFSFSFNYFLMRLITLFALFFGSYFVINDGITYGQFVSFILLTNVFMRPIEKINSVIESYPKGIAGFKRFIEVIDTEPSIVDKLGAVDVTDLRGDIAYNNVSFQYDSGKKVLDEINLSVKAGETIAFVGPSGAGKTTICNLLPRFYDVTDGEITVDGRNIKEMTLASLRAQIGVVQQDVFLFSGTIRENIAYGKLDATDDEILYVVKLAHLEKVVNEMPDGLDTIIGERGVKLSGGQKQRLAIARMFLKNPPILILDEATSALDTETELVIQQSLDELAKGRTTLIIAHRLATIKHADRIIVVNESGIAEQGTHAELLARRGAYRNLHDAQFARNE from the coding sequence ATGTTAAAGAGATTTTTTAGTTATTACAAGCCTTATAAGCTTTTATTCATAATTGATTTTGGTTGTGCGGTTATTGCGGCGCTTTTAGAGTTGGCGTTTCCGGTAGCTGTGAATCAGGTAATTGATAAATTGTTGCCGAATAAGGATTGGGGTTTGATCGTGACAGCGGCTTTGGCGTTGTTATTTTTCTATTTTTTGAATATGTTTATGCAGTATATTGTGACGTATTGGGGGCATATGTTGGGGTTGAATATTGAGACGGATATGCGCCGGGATTTGTTTGCGCATTTGCAGAAGCAGCCGTTTGAGTATTATGATAATCAGAAGACGGGGAAATTGATGTCGCGGATGACGACGGATTTGTTTGAGATTGGAGAGGTCGCGCATCATGGACCGGAGGATATTTTCATTTCGATTATGTCGCTTGTTGGTGCGTTCTTGTTGATGATGACGATCAATGTGAAGCTCGCGGTGATGACGGTGGTGCTCGTGCCGATTTTAGGTGTCTTGATTATTTTATTTAATAAAAAAATGACGGGTGTTAATACGCAGATTTTTAAGGATTTGGGTAGTTTTAATGCGGGCGTGGAGAATGCGATTAGTGGTGTCCGTGTTGTTCAAGCGTTTGCGAATGAGGGGTTTGAGCGGGAGCGTTTTGGGTTACTCAATCAGACGTACCGCAAGTCGAAATTGACGTTTTACAAGGTGATGGGATTTAGTTTTTCGTTTAATTACTTTTTGATGCGTCTAATTACGTTGTTTGCACTCTTTTTTGGTTCGTATTTCGTCATCAATGATGGTATTACATATGGGCAGTTTGTGAGTTTTATTTTGCTGACGAATGTGTTTATGCGCCCTATTGAGAAGATTAATTCGGTGATTGAGAGTTATCCGAAGGGCATCGCTGGGTTTAAGCGCTTTATTGAGGTGATTGACACGGAGCCTTCGATTGTGGATAAGCTAGGCGCTGTCGATGTGACGGATTTGCGCGGAGATATTGCGTATAACAATGTTTCTTTTCAATATGATTCTGGGAAAAAAGTGCTCGATGAGATTAATTTGAGCGTGAAGGCTGGTGAGACGATTGCTTTTGTTGGACCATCTGGCGCTGGGAAAACGACGATTTGTAATTTGTTGCCGCGATTTTATGATGTAACGGATGGCGAAATCACTGTTGACGGTAGGAATATAAAGGAGATGACGCTTGCTTCCTTACGGGCGCAGATTGGTGTTGTGCAGCAGGATGTATTCTTATTTTCGGGAACTATTCGGGAAAATATTGCGTATGGAAAATTGGACGCGACGGATGATGAGATTCTGTATGTTGTCAAACTGGCGCATTTGGAGAAAGTCGTAAATGAAATGCCAGATGGTTTGGACACGATTATCGGGGAACGTGGTGTGAAACTTTCTGGTGGTCAGAAACAGCGGCTGGCTATTGCTCGGATGTTCTTGAAAAATCCGCCAATCTTGATTTTGGATGAGGCAACATCAGCGCTTGATACGGAGACGGAACTAGTGATTCAGCAGTCACTGGATGAGCTGGCGAAGGGACGGACAACGTTGATTATTGCGCATCGATTGGCAACGATTAAGCATGCGGACCGGATTATTGTTGTGAATGAGTCGGGAATTGCAGAGCAAGGAACACACGCGGAATTGCTTGCAAGACGCGGGGCGTATCGTAATTTGCACGATGCTCAGTTTGCCAGAAATGAATAG
- a CDS encoding SpaA isopeptide-forming pilin-related protein: MMKRILASVLTVMLVAFTVLTAIPAQSENLNAVDKDFFTSVAVSDEDGKVISADTAPLELGKSKLAIRYGWTIASGDNLAGKEVYLTIPENVDLEKDLNEDFQIDGVTYGTLTTDNGKHTLHVVFNEKATGFTADQQGEIVLNATLKSDTKEKSLPLKFDLGTQLVTVDIPLLQKEVKPEIADKDTEVTKEKQKDPVTKPKAKSSASVASIEGTAITSNILTNVIFTDADGVPFTDENRPTVDSSAKIQFEWALPDSLNVKDGDTYTFTLPSIFAITAPIMGTLGDYGTFVVNTDHKVVMTFNENAETSSEVHGELHFTTYFDKQHVIGITTKEITFPIEEAMSFTLHFVPSGGTSISKTGAANATYNPTSVNWAVQVNGNQRLLKNAVLKDPMQAGLSLDAASIKVYKLNVFVDGTNALGELADPSEYTIVPNANNTLEIRFADNTIKAYEVRYTTTITDLTKTRFTNSATLTSRGNPSVTAMATVNINRGKRLNKSSTYDSKTQKISWTINYNYDTAAISQSNAIIRDLFTNTYGLVAGSIVVKNVSIDGAGAATVGSVVPSSAYTVTPVSNSGQNGFNLQFNAPITGAYVITYDTVPTDLVTSNLTVSNQVSAPNTTAVTATRAVTQGNISKRVTSTNYNTKVMQWEQIINNNNYIMNDAFIKDRFSSDGLTLVQNSVKIVDMNNASSVLVAGVDYVLAMNSDGKGFTIELIGNYQHNMTHTLKLTYNTSFNYSEVTAPNNFENVASIIWTDISGDDTSSVVVNVNPGDYTKNNGFKSGTYNAQTKEITWTVGMNYNLQPVADPIFTDPIAANQTLLSNTIEVHKMTLGTGQNSYSDGGIVPSSEYTLDTTGGVITVHFNHSIQMAYYITYKTSIADKLIVASYQNTATLKDGAQNFASWTGTVAIPSGGSYVTKTGVQNGKNIDWTANINAGQSTISNATIVDTPTSNQVLIPSTFHLYKTVIAANGTFTQGAELVQGQDYTLDITTNNTTGAQTFKITFANKISSAYILKYSSFIDANDKETVSNSIKLAGSNITTEQVETASDIVVKVTDGGGSATGVRGTITVTKTDSGTTPLAGSTLALYDSTGTVVLRSGVSGSNGQVVFGALRYGNYIIKELVAPTGYVISDSLETGMAVNIAATTKAVTVKNALFVGEATLTKYQTSTTTALAGAVYQLKKGSDVIQDNLTTDSSGKIKVTNLTAGSYSFVEVTPPTGYQLNTTPVPFTIAAKQTTAVAVSAYDALIPGTISLTKEDSVTHMPLAGAVFKLLNSAGTTLQSNLTTNMQGKLEIPNLPLGNYTLVETAAPTDYKLDTTPIPITISKATGSTNSVAKTVTNTLKTGGVTLTKKDKKSGLTLSGAVFSLQKSNGDVVQANLTSDASGKVHVTNLAPGTYQFVETAAPTGYYLDSTPIPFTIVKSQLQEVTVNALDKVIPGTVVLTKVDNVSGETLAGATFKLVDGDQNELETGLVTDAAGKLTIADLDPGNYALVETGAPTAYQLNSTPIPFTITLAQQDALQLTAENTLKTGAMMFHKVDSVQAAQKLAGAKFTLTDSATGNVVDASLEVDANGDLYIDGLAPGEYDLMETKAPMHYQLPTTPYHFTIVKNQTTALDVNYANALIKGKAQLTKRDSVNPLLTIPDATFDLLDADGDTVQTGLVTDADGVITTQDLAPGYYMFVETSAPFGYILDATPVPFTIGKSQVGAVKVDGSNVLTPGDVMLTKLDQKTNTPISGATFKMVDSNGDLVQEGLVGGSDGVIRVNDLAPGDYQFIETAAPTGYYLNATPIPFTIAKGQIEPVSVSALNKIIPGTVTLSKTDDVSGEALPGAIYKLMDGDNNVLQEDLTTDTFGKITIPDLDPGDYALQETTAPQYYQLDSTVIPFTIVKAQQEAVQLAATNTLETGAVTLHKTDDVDSDVNLAGAKFSLKSVTTDTDLGETVATDQEGKLSIDNLAPGDYELMETVAPKDYQLPTTPISFTIVKGQQTALAISYTNTLLTGKAMLTKSDSVNPLLMIEGTTFDVKDAQGNVVQSGLVTDQDGQITTKDLAPGAYTFVETEAPFGYTLDATPIPFTIVKSQQNIASVTATNTLTKGGAILTKLDQKTRTPIAGATFKVVDSNGDLVQDSLTGNEDGLIHVNDLAPGDYQFIETEAPVGYYLDATPVDFTIVKGQQEAVAVQALNKIIPGTVSLAKLDSVSGEALPGAVFKLTDSEGATLQENLVTDVFGKITIPNLDPGDYILQETQAPEFYQLDSTPIPFTIVKAQPEGLYLEAENTLLTGSIRLHKTDNINPSKSLLGAKFKLKSLGLNISLGETAATDETGDIYIDNLAPGEYELMEIQAPTHYKLPTIPLKFTVVKGQQQTLTINYANELIRGKAMLLKEDSVNRDNHLFGAVFKVEDMNGNVIQSDLTTNSDGEMETADLLPGDYQFIETSAPIGYELDPTPVAFTIVPSQQEEVKVTMPNTLIPGSVKLTKTDNETKERLAGAIFDLYTDGGTRIQENLVSNNLGELGATDLAPGNYYFQEKTAPKGYLLNTAKIPFTIDENQMAVKEVTFTNQKDFGSIIVHKVDRDDKKISLKGASYSILDANQKIVAKGITQADGKVHFPKLVPGTYYVKEVKPPKGYTIDPAPKKVAIPELSTEPITVVVTNAKIVVTPTNPDQPGTPDKPDTNTPTPMNHGSNTTIKTPMENGKQTLPHTGDTDEWLYLLAGGFMIFSTTMASILYTRRKR, translated from the coding sequence ATGATGAAGAGGATACTTGCTTCGGTACTTACTGTTATGTTGGTGGCGTTTACGGTTTTGACGGCGATTCCTGCTCAGTCTGAAAATCTGAATGCTGTGGATAAGGATTTCTTTACGAGTGTTGCTGTTTCGGATGAGGACGGGAAGGTAATAAGCGCGGATACGGCGCCACTTGAATTGGGGAAAAGTAAGCTGGCTATTCGCTATGGCTGGACGATTGCTAGTGGAGATAATTTAGCTGGCAAAGAGGTTTATTTGACGATTCCGGAAAATGTGGATTTGGAGAAGGATTTGAATGAGGATTTCCAAATTGATGGTGTGACTTACGGGACGCTTACGACGGATAACGGGAAGCATACATTGCATGTGGTATTTAATGAGAAGGCTACTGGATTTACGGCGGATCAACAAGGGGAAATCGTTCTAAATGCGACGCTTAAAAGTGATACAAAAGAAAAGTCATTGCCGCTGAAATTTGATCTTGGTACGCAGTTAGTGACGGTGGATATTCCGTTGTTGCAAAAGGAGGTAAAGCCTGAAATTGCTGATAAAGATACTGAGGTTACAAAAGAGAAGCAGAAAGATCCAGTGACAAAGCCTAAAGCTAAGTCGAGTGCATCAGTTGCTTCTATTGAAGGTACAGCGATTACATCGAACATTTTGACGAACGTTATTTTTACAGATGCGGATGGTGTTCCTTTTACGGATGAAAATCGACCGACTGTGGATTCTTCAGCGAAAATTCAGTTTGAGTGGGCATTGCCGGATTCGCTTAATGTTAAAGATGGCGATACGTACACGTTTACATTGCCGAGCATTTTTGCTATTACGGCGCCAATTATGGGTACGCTTGGGGATTATGGGACATTTGTGGTGAATACGGATCACAAAGTGGTCATGACGTTTAATGAAAATGCGGAGACTTCATCGGAGGTTCACGGTGAGCTTCATTTTACAACGTATTTTGATAAGCAGCATGTCATTGGAATTACAACGAAAGAGATTACATTTCCAATAGAAGAGGCGATGTCGTTTACGCTTCATTTTGTACCGAGTGGTGGGACTAGCATTTCTAAAACAGGTGCCGCTAATGCTACGTATAACCCGACTTCGGTGAATTGGGCGGTGCAGGTTAACGGGAATCAACGACTTTTGAAAAATGCTGTGTTGAAAGATCCGATGCAGGCTGGACTTTCGCTGGATGCGGCGTCGATTAAAGTCTACAAATTGAATGTTTTTGTGGATGGGACGAATGCGCTTGGTGAGCTTGCGGACCCTTCTGAGTATACGATCGTGCCGAATGCGAATAATACGCTTGAGATTAGGTTTGCGGATAATACGATTAAGGCGTATGAGGTCAGGTACACGACGACGATTACGGATTTGACGAAAACGAGGTTTACGAATAGCGCGACGCTTACGAGTAGGGGAAATCCTTCTGTTACGGCGATGGCGACGGTGAATATTAATCGTGGGAAACGTTTGAATAAGTCAAGTACGTATGATTCTAAAACGCAAAAAATTTCTTGGACGATTAATTATAATTATGATACGGCTGCAATCTCGCAGTCTAACGCGATTATCCGCGATTTATTTACGAATACGTATGGACTTGTGGCGGGATCGATTGTTGTTAAAAATGTGAGTATTGATGGTGCGGGTGCGGCGACGGTTGGTAGTGTGGTGCCGAGTAGTGCGTATACGGTGACGCCGGTGTCGAATAGTGGGCAGAATGGTTTTAATTTGCAGTTCAATGCGCCGATTACGGGGGCGTATGTGATTACGTATGACACGGTGCCGACGGATTTGGTTACGAGTAATCTGACGGTGTCTAATCAGGTGAGCGCGCCGAATACGACGGCGGTGACGGCGACGAGGGCAGTGACGCAAGGAAATATTAGTAAGCGTGTCACGAGCACGAACTATAATACAAAAGTGATGCAATGGGAACAGATTATCAATAACAACAACTACATTATGAATGATGCTTTTATTAAGGATCGCTTTTCTTCGGATGGTTTAACGCTAGTTCAGAATTCGGTCAAGATAGTGGATATGAATAATGCGAGTAGTGTGCTTGTTGCGGGTGTGGATTATGTACTTGCGATGAACTCGGATGGAAAGGGATTCACGATTGAATTGATTGGGAATTATCAGCATAATATGACGCATACGTTGAAGTTGACCTACAATACGTCGTTCAATTATTCGGAAGTGACGGCGCCGAACAACTTTGAAAATGTGGCATCGATTATTTGGACGGATATTAGTGGCGATGATACGAGTTCGGTCGTTGTGAACGTGAACCCGGGTGATTATACGAAGAACAATGGCTTTAAATCGGGGACTTATAACGCTCAGACGAAGGAAATCACGTGGACGGTTGGCATGAACTATAATTTGCAGCCTGTTGCGGATCCGATTTTTACAGATCCGATTGCGGCGAACCAGACGCTGTTGTCGAACACGATTGAAGTGCATAAGATGACGCTTGGTACGGGGCAAAATAGTTATTCGGATGGCGGGATTGTGCCGAGTAGTGAGTATACGCTGGATACGACGGGCGGTGTGATCACGGTACATTTCAACCATAGTATTCAGATGGCTTATTATATTACGTATAAAACGAGCATCGCGGATAAGCTAATTGTGGCGTCTTACCAAAACACGGCGACGTTAAAAGATGGGGCTCAGAATTTTGCGTCGTGGACGGGTACGGTGGCGATTCCGAGTGGTGGTAGCTACGTGACAAAAACGGGTGTGCAAAACGGGAAAAATATTGATTGGACGGCGAATATCAATGCTGGTCAGTCTACGATTTCCAACGCTACGATTGTGGATACGCCAACGAGTAACCAAGTGTTGATTCCATCGACATTCCATCTGTATAAAACGGTGATTGCGGCGAATGGCACGTTTACGCAAGGTGCCGAGTTGGTGCAGGGGCAGGATTATACGTTAGATATTACGACGAATAACACGACGGGGGCACAGACGTTTAAGATTACTTTTGCGAATAAGATTTCGTCGGCGTATATTTTGAAATATAGTTCGTTTATTGATGCGAATGATAAAGAAACGGTGAGCAATAGTATTAAGCTGGCCGGTAGCAATATTACAACGGAGCAGGTGGAGACGGCATCGGATATTGTCGTGAAAGTGACGGACGGTGGTGGTAGTGCAACTGGAGTTCGGGGCACGATTACGGTGACGAAGACGGATAGTGGAACGACACCGCTTGCTGGGTCTACGCTCGCGCTCTATGATTCGACGGGGACGGTTGTATTACGCTCGGGCGTTTCTGGTAGCAATGGTCAAGTTGTTTTTGGTGCTTTACGGTATGGGAATTACATTATAAAAGAGCTGGTTGCACCGACGGGTTATGTTATTTCGGATTCCTTGGAAACGGGGATGGCGGTGAATATCGCAGCAACGACAAAAGCGGTGACGGTGAAAAATGCGCTGTTTGTTGGTGAGGCGACGCTGACGAAATATCAAACGAGTACGACGACGGCTTTGGCTGGTGCGGTTTATCAGTTGAAAAAAGGCAGCGATGTGATTCAAGACAATTTGACAACAGATAGTAGCGGGAAAATTAAAGTGACGAATCTGACGGCGGGTAGTTATTCGTTTGTTGAGGTGACGCCGCCAACGGGTTATCAACTGAATACGACGCCGGTTCCGTTTACGATTGCGGCGAAACAGACGACGGCGGTTGCGGTGAGTGCCTATGATGCGTTGATTCCGGGTACGATTTCACTGACGAAAGAGGATAGTGTGACGCATATGCCGCTTGCTGGTGCGGTGTTTAAACTGCTAAACAGTGCGGGGACGACATTGCAATCGAATTTGACGACGAACATGCAAGGGAAGTTGGAGATTCCGAATTTGCCACTTGGAAATTATACATTGGTTGAAACGGCGGCACCGACGGATTACAAGTTGGACACGACGCCGATTCCGATCACGATTTCAAAAGCGACGGGGAGTACGAATAGTGTTGCTAAAACGGTGACGAATACGCTGAAAACGGGCGGGGTTACGTTGACGAAGAAGGATAAGAAATCGGGATTAACGCTTTCCGGCGCTGTTTTCTCCTTGCAAAAGAGTAATGGCGATGTGGTGCAGGCGAATTTGACGAGTGATGCGTCTGGGAAGGTGCATGTGACGAATTTAGCGCCTGGAACGTATCAGTTTGTGGAGACGGCGGCACCGACGGGTTATTATTTGGATAGTACGCCGATTCCGTTTACGATTGTGAAATCGCAGTTGCAGGAAGTGACGGTTAACGCGCTGGATAAGGTCATTCCAGGGACGGTTGTTTTGACGAAGGTTGATAATGTGAGTGGGGAAACGCTTGCTGGTGCGACTTTTAAATTAGTGGACGGGGATCAGAATGAGCTGGAAACGGGGCTTGTGACGGATGCGGCCGGTAAGTTGACGATCGCGGACCTTGATCCGGGAAATTATGCGTTAGTGGAAACGGGCGCGCCGACTGCGTATCAGCTGAATAGTACGCCGATTCCGTTTACGATTACGCTCGCGCAACAGGATGCTTTGCAGTTGACGGCGGAGAATACATTGAAGACGGGCGCGATGATGTTCCATAAGGTGGACAGTGTTCAGGCAGCGCAGAAATTGGCGGGCGCGAAATTTACGTTGACGGATAGTGCGACGGGAAATGTTGTGGATGCATCGCTTGAAGTGGACGCTAATGGAGATTTGTACATCGATGGCTTGGCGCCGGGTGAGTATGATTTGATGGAAACGAAGGCACCGATGCATTATCAGTTGCCAACGACGCCGTACCATTTTACGATTGTTAAAAATCAGACGACGGCGCTTGATGTGAATTATGCAAACGCGTTGATTAAGGGCAAGGCGCAGTTGACGAAACGGGATAGTGTGAATCCGCTGCTTACGATTCCGGATGCGACGTTTGATCTGTTGGATGCGGATGGTGACACGGTGCAGACGGGTTTGGTGACAGACGCGGACGGTGTGATCACGACGCAGGACTTGGCTCCGGGTTATTATATGTTTGTGGAAACGAGCGCGCCATTTGGCTATATTTTAGACGCGACACCAGTTCCGTTTACGATTGGGAAGTCACAAGTGGGTGCGGTGAAGGTGGACGGGAGTAACGTGCTTACGCCAGGTGATGTCATGTTGACGAAGTTAGATCAGAAAACGAATACGCCGATTTCCGGTGCGACTTTTAAAATGGTGGATAGCAATGGGGATTTGGTGCAGGAGGGCTTGGTTGGCGGTTCTGATGGTGTGATTCGGGTGAATGATTTGGCGCCGGGTGACTATCAGTTTATCGAGACGGCGGCACCGACTGGTTATTATTTAAACGCAACGCCGATTCCTTTTACAATTGCAAAAGGGCAGATAGAGCCTGTATCGGTGAGTGCTCTGAACAAAATTATACCGGGGACTGTGACGTTGTCGAAAACGGATGACGTGTCGGGAGAAGCTTTGCCGGGTGCGATTTACAAGCTTATGGATGGCGATAATAATGTGTTGCAGGAAGATTTGACGACGGATACGTTTGGTAAAATCACAATTCCGGACTTGGATCCTGGCGATTATGCTTTGCAGGAAACAACAGCGCCGCAATATTATCAATTGGATAGTACGGTGATTCCGTTTACGATTGTAAAAGCGCAACAGGAAGCGGTGCAGTTAGCGGCGACGAACACGCTGGAAACGGGTGCTGTGACATTGCATAAGACGGATGATGTGGATTCGGATGTGAATTTGGCGGGGGCGAAGTTCTCACTGAAATCGGTGACGACGGATACAGACCTTGGCGAAACGGTAGCGACGGATCAGGAGGGAAAACTCTCGATTGATAATTTGGCACCGGGGGATTATGAACTGATGGAAACGGTGGCACCAAAGGATTACCAACTGCCAACGACGCCGATTTCATTTACGATTGTCAAAGGACAACAGACGGCTTTGGCAATCTCATACACGAATACCTTATTAACTGGTAAGGCGATGTTGACGAAATCGGATAGCGTGAACCCACTGCTCATGATTGAAGGCACGACTTTTGATGTGAAAGATGCGCAAGGAAACGTGGTCCAATCGGGATTAGTGACGGATCAAGATGGTCAAATTACCACGAAAGATTTAGCGCCAGGTGCGTACACATTTGTCGAAACGGAGGCACCATTTGGCTATACGTTAGATGCGACGCCAATTCCGTTCACAATCGTTAAATCGCAACAAAATATTGCGAGTGTGACGGCGACGAATACGCTGACAAAAGGTGGCGCTATTTTAACGAAGCTCGATCAGAAAACAAGAACGCCGATTGCTGGTGCGACTTTTAAAGTGGTGGATAGCAATGGTGACCTTGTGCAGGACAGTCTGACTGGGAACGAAGATGGTCTTATCCATGTGAATGATTTGGCTCCAGGCGACTATCAATTTATTGAAACGGAGGCGCCAGTCGGTTATTATTTGGATGCAACACCAGTAGACTTTACAATTGTAAAAGGACAACAAGAGGCTGTGGCGGTTCAGGCGCTTAACAAGATTATTCCGGGTACTGTGTCGTTAGCTAAATTGGATAGTGTGTCAGGAGAAGCGTTGCCAGGAGCTGTGTTTAAGTTGACAGATAGTGAAGGCGCGACGCTACAAGAAAATTTGGTGACGGACGTATTTGGGAAGATAACGATACCGAATCTTGATCCAGGAGACTACATTTTGCAAGAAACCCAAGCACCAGAATTTTATCAGTTAGATAGCACACCAATACCGTTCACCATTGTAAAAGCGCAACCAGAAGGGCTGTATTTGGAGGCTGAGAACACACTTTTGACCGGGTCGATTCGGCTGCATAAAACGGATAATATCAACCCATCTAAGAGTTTGTTAGGTGCTAAATTTAAACTGAAATCGCTGGGCTTAAATATCTCGCTTGGAGAAACGGCTGCAACGGATGAAACCGGAGATATCTACATCGATAATCTAGCGCCGGGCGAATACGAATTGATGGAAATACAGGCACCAACGCACTACAAATTACCGACGATACCGCTCAAATTTACCGTGGTGAAAGGACAGCAACAAACTTTGACGATTAATTATGCGAATGAGCTTATACGCGGCAAAGCGATGCTATTGAAGGAAGATAGCGTCAATCGCGATAACCACTTGTTTGGGGCAGTTTTCAAGGTAGAGGATATGAATGGCAACGTTATTCAGAGCGATTTAACGACGAATTCAGATGGCGAAATGGAAACGGCTGATTTATTACCAGGCGACTATCAGTTTATCGAGACAAGCGCGCCGATTGGGTATGAGCTTGACCCAACGCCTGTAGCCTTCACGATTGTTCCATCGCAACAAGAGGAAGTCAAGGTAACGATGCCAAATACGCTTATCCCAGGTTCGGTTAAGTTGACGAAGACGGATAATGAGACGAAAGAACGGCTAGCAGGTGCCATTTTTGACTTATATACGGACGGTGGAACGCGCATCCAGGAAAATCTTGTGAGCAATAATTTGGGCGAGTTAGGTGCGACGGACTTAGCACCAGGCAATTATTATTTCCAAGAGAAGACAGCGCCAAAAGGTTATTTGTTGAATACCGCTAAAATACCGTTCACGATTGATGAAAACCAAATGGCAGTGAAAGAAGTAACATTTACCAATCAAAAAGATTTTGGTAGCATCATCGTTCATAAAGTTGATCGCGATGATAAGAAAATATCGTTAAAAGGCGCATCGTATAGCATTCTAGACGCGAATCAAAAAATCGTTGCCAAAGGAATCACGCAGGCAGATGGTAAAGTTCATTTCCCTAAATTGGTTCCAGGTACGTACTATGTCAAGGAAGTGAAGCCACCAAAAGGTTATACGATTGATCCGGCACCGAAGAAAGTAGCGATTCCAGAGCTTAGTACAGAGCCAATTACGGTTGTTGTAACCAACGCGAAGATTGTAGTGACACCGACGAATCCGGATCAACCGGGCACGCCAGACAAGCCGGATACCAATACACCAACACCGATGAATCATGGCAGCAATACAACGATAAAAACACCGATGGAAAATGGTAAGCAGACGTTGCCGCATACCGGTGATACAGATGAATGGCTGTACTTACTGGCTGGCGGGTTCATGATTTTTAGTACAACGATGGCAAGCATTCTTTATACGCGCAGAAAAAGATAA
- a CDS encoding DUF805 domain-containing protein, whose product MHLFFAYKLFWLNYAEFKGRSVRWEFWFVLLWHIAIFSILHGVTQLGSIFDLLGFDSHVGIIVVAVANGLLMGYELAIIVPLIALIVRRLHDMDVTGWVALVGLIPAIGEGLILLLMCAKSSPGPNKYDDEKTSIH is encoded by the coding sequence ATGCATTTATTTTTTGCCTATAAATTGTTCTGGCTGAATTATGCAGAATTTAAAGGCCGATCAGTTAGATGGGAATTTTGGTTTGTTTTATTGTGGCACATCGCCATTTTTAGCATACTGCACGGAGTCACGCAATTGGGAAGTATTTTTGATTTATTAGGATTTGATAGTCATGTGGGCATTATCGTTGTTGCGGTTGCCAATGGTTTGTTGATGGGTTATGAACTAGCCATTATTGTCCCGCTTATTGCCTTGATTGTGAGGCGGCTTCACGATATGGATGTGACTGGTTGGGTTGCCCTTGTCGGACTTATTCCGGCGATTGGGGAAGGTTTGATTTTACTGCTTATGTGTGCAAAGTCGAGCCCCGGACCCAATAAATATGATGATGAAAAAACTAGTATCCATTGA